TGGTGGATCCGAACACTGGCGAAGAGCGTTATGAATCGACTTCGATCCTGGAATATCTGGACTACGCCTACCAGGAACCCGATACCGCTCCCCGGGCGGTGTGAACAGGGTCGTATGAATATTGCGTTGCGCCTCTTCTCCGGCGCCGGGTTCGGTGCTATATAGGTGGTGCGGCTTCGCCGCGCCTGTTATTACGAGTCTTTTGTATTACGGATCTTTTTTGCGAGTACAGAACAGAGAGTACTGAACATGAGTCGTCGCCACTTTGATGACTACGACGCCAAAGAATGGCAAGAAGAGCATAGTCGGGTAGCGAAGGAACGTCGCAAGCGGGACGCCAAGAAGCATCGCCATCAAACCGATGACGAGGCTGCGGAGGCCCCCGGTCGCCCCCGATCACCGCGTCCCTCGCACTGATCGACCTTTTCTCCCGGTCCCCAAGGGGTATGCTCGCATACCCCCTGTGGTGCTTTTTTCCGAATTCCGCCTTTCTCCCTCGCCACGAGGCCGACATCCCGCCGCTGCCATCCCCCGAGACTTTGTGTAACATCCAAATAAAGTTCCGTGTCCGGAGGGTGCCATGAACGACCATGACGACGATCTGTTTCGCAAAGAAATGACCGGTGTGGCACCGCTCAAGGACGACGGTCGCGTGCGCCTGAGCCGCCCTCAGCCCCCCAGCCTGGCCCAGCAGCAACGCCGCGCCGCCGCCACCGCCCGTGCCGCCCGGGACGGCAACCCCCTGACCTTGCCGGAATTCGTTCCGGAAGCCGGCCCCCACGACATCGTCGGGCAGAAGAAAAACGGCGTGCAGGAAGGGGTGTTCCGCAAATTGCGATTGGGCAAATACGAAACCCAGGCCCATCTGGACCTGCACCGGGTTCGTTTGCTCGATGCCCGCGAGCAGGTCTTCCGCTTTCTCCAGGAGGCACAGGTCCAGGGCTTGCGCACCGTGCAAATCAGCCATGGCAAAGGCCAGCACAGCGAGCGCCCCGGCCTGCTGAAAAGCTACGTACTGCACTGGCTCACCGAGTATCCGGAGGTGCTGGCCTTCCACAGCGCGCCGCAGAATCAGGGCGGCGCCGGCGTCACCCTGGCGCTGTTGAAGAAAAGCAGCGACGCGCGGCAGAAAAACCGGGAGTTTTTTTACGAGCGCAGCCGCGCACAGAGGTAGGTCGGACGTCAGACCTGTTTCGTCCGGCCTGTTTCAGCGTCTGACCCGGTTCACTCCGTTGATCGCCGCCACCCGGTAGGCTTCCGCCATGGTGGGATAGTTGAAGGTGGTATCGACGAAATAATGCAGCGTGTTGTTCGGCGCCGGCTGACGCATCACCGCCTGCCCCACATGCACGATTTCCATCGCCTGGTAA
This sequence is a window from Alloalcanivorax dieselolei B5. Protein-coding genes within it:
- the smrA gene encoding DNA endonuclease SmrA, with translation MNDHDDDLFRKEMTGVAPLKDDGRVRLSRPQPPSLAQQQRRAAATARAARDGNPLTLPEFVPEAGPHDIVGQKKNGVQEGVFRKLRLGKYETQAHLDLHRVRLLDAREQVFRFLQEAQVQGLRTVQISHGKGQHSERPGLLKSYVLHWLTEYPEVLAFHSAPQNQGGAGVTLALLKKSSDARQKNREFFYERSRAQR